One stretch of Actinacidiphila sp. DG2A-62 DNA includes these proteins:
- a CDS encoding SDR family oxidoreductase, whose protein sequence is MRVAVAGGTGLAGRHVAAALTARGHEVVVVARSRGADLLAGGAGLDAALSGAEVLVDVSNITTASGKAALSFFDRAGRNLVAAARRAGVRHHVVLSIVGVDRVDWGYYRGKLRQEELVRSGAQSWSVLRATQFHEYAGQVLDLVPGPLAVVPRMRAQPVAVREAADALAELAVGSPAGYAPELAGPRVESVPDMARRLLRVRGSHRPVLALPVPGTAGRGLAGGALLPDGPGPRGTQTFDEWLAEQARRVGRPAGRGVPAHR, encoded by the coding sequence ATGCGAGTGGCGGTGGCGGGCGGGACCGGACTGGCCGGTCGGCACGTGGCGGCGGCGCTGACGGCGCGGGGGCACGAGGTGGTGGTCGTCGCGCGGTCGCGCGGCGCGGACCTGCTGGCCGGCGGCGCGGGGCTGGACGCGGCGCTGTCCGGCGCGGAGGTCCTGGTCGACGTCTCCAACATCACGACGGCCAGCGGCAAGGCAGCGCTGTCGTTCTTCGACCGGGCCGGGCGGAATCTGGTCGCGGCGGCGCGCCGCGCCGGGGTGCGCCACCACGTGGTGCTGTCGATCGTCGGCGTCGACCGCGTCGACTGGGGCTACTACCGGGGCAAGCTGCGCCAGGAGGAGCTGGTCAGGTCCGGCGCGCAGTCCTGGTCGGTACTGCGCGCGACGCAGTTCCACGAGTACGCGGGGCAGGTGCTCGACCTGGTGCCCGGCCCCCTGGCGGTGGTGCCGCGGATGCGCGCCCAGCCGGTCGCGGTACGGGAGGCGGCCGACGCGCTGGCGGAGCTGGCGGTGGGCTCCCCCGCCGGGTACGCGCCGGAACTGGCCGGGCCGCGGGTGGAGTCGGTGCCGGACATGGCCCGCAGGCTGCTGCGGGTCCGCGGCAGCCACCGCCCGGTGCTGGCGCTGCCGGTTCCCGGCACCGCGGGCCGCGGCCTGGCGGGCGGCGCGCTGCTCCCGGACGGCCCGGGGCCGCGCGGCACGCAGACCTTCGACGAGTGGCTCGCCGAGCAGGCCCGGCGGGTCGGGCGACCCGCCGGACGCGGCGTTCCCGCGCACCGGTGA
- a CDS encoding LCP family protein, producing MADGQHDPHRHSGWSDPRRLPPRGEPGGGAGARGGGRAGGSSGVRGTDGARSRRRAARRVLRWGLLGLSAAVLLAAAAGALVYLRLDGNLRELPLFGGVGGDAGAERPDAFGRTPVNVLVIGSDSRADAADCRLGGGCGPGRNADVAMVLHLSADRSHGAVLTIPRDTVTDLPACRTPGGGVAAARRGAVNSTLQYGPGCTVAAVHSLTGLPVDHFVMADFAGVVRMSGAVGGVPVCVDRDLYDPYSHLRLRSGRHALEGRAALAFLRSRHAFGDGGDLGRADAQHLFLAALARRMRSAGSFGDPAGLLSLADAATRALTVDPGLGSVSRLSGLAADVRKVPSARLVFTTMPVRPDPLDRARLVPAPAAGPLFAAVASDLRLTVAAPAGTAARAAAGAAPPSPDGSAAGPAEQARARFADRPTAAAAGPPADEAFDEPGEEPGEERGDAGGVPLRPAGEGAAGGAGGAADVARGRTAADPLACARVARTATVRLRGVAMTPTAAFAASGRVPLSAR from the coding sequence ATGGCCGACGGGCAGCACGACCCCCACCGTCACTCCGGCTGGAGCGACCCGCGGCGGCTCCCGCCGCGCGGCGAGCCGGGCGGCGGCGCCGGGGCCCGGGGAGGCGGCCGGGCGGGGGGAAGCAGCGGGGTGCGGGGAACGGATGGGGCGCGGTCGCGGCGGCGGGCCGCGCGCCGGGTGCTGCGCTGGGGGCTGCTGGGGTTGTCCGCGGCGGTGCTGCTGGCCGCGGCGGCGGGCGCGCTGGTGTACCTGCGCCTGGACGGCAACCTCCGCGAGCTGCCGCTGTTCGGCGGGGTCGGCGGGGACGCGGGCGCCGAGCGGCCCGACGCCTTCGGCCGCACCCCGGTCAACGTGCTGGTGATCGGCTCGGACAGCCGCGCGGACGCCGCGGACTGCCGGCTCGGCGGCGGCTGCGGTCCCGGGCGGAACGCGGACGTGGCGATGGTGCTGCACCTGTCGGCGGACCGCTCGCACGGCGCGGTGCTGACCATCCCCCGGGACACCGTCACCGACCTGCCGGCCTGCCGCACGCCCGGCGGCGGTGTCGCGGCGGCCCGGCGCGGCGCGGTCAACTCCACCTTGCAGTACGGCCCCGGCTGCACGGTCGCCGCGGTGCACTCCCTGACCGGGCTTCCCGTCGACCACTTCGTGATGGCGGACTTCGCGGGGGTGGTGCGGATGTCCGGCGCGGTCGGCGGGGTTCCGGTGTGCGTGGACCGCGACCTCTACGACCCGTACTCCCACCTGCGGCTGCGCTCGGGGCGGCACGCGCTGGAAGGGCGGGCGGCGCTCGCCTTCCTGCGCTCCCGGCACGCCTTCGGCGACGGCGGCGACCTGGGCCGCGCCGACGCCCAGCACCTGTTCCTGGCCGCGCTCGCCCGCCGGATGCGCTCGGCCGGCTCCTTCGGCGACCCGGCGGGCCTGCTGTCGCTGGCGGACGCGGCGACGAGGGCGCTGACCGTCGATCCCGGCCTGGGCTCGGTGTCCCGGCTCTCCGGGCTCGCGGCCGACGTGCGCAAGGTGCCGTCCGCGCGACTGGTCTTCACCACCATGCCGGTGCGTCCCGACCCGCTGGACCGGGCGCGGCTGGTGCCGGCGCCCGCCGCCGGCCCGCTCTTCGCGGCGGTCGCCTCGGACCTGCGGCTGACGGTGGCCGCGCCGGCCGGGACCGCGGCGCGGGCGGCGGCCGGTGCCGCGCCGCCCTCCCCGGACGGGTCCGCGGCCGGGCCGGCCGAACAGGCGAGGGCCCGTTTCGCGGACCGGCCCACGGCCGCCGCCGCGGGTCCACCGGCCGACGAGGCGTTCGACGAGCCCGGCGAGGAGCCCGGCGAGGAGCGCGGCGACGCCGGCGGGGTGCCGCTGCGCCCGGCCGGGGAGGGGGCGGCGGGCGGGGCGGGCGGGGCGGCGGATGTCGCGCGGGGCCGCACCGCGGCCGATCCGCTCGCCTGCGCGCGGGTCGCCAGGACGGCGACGGTGCGCCTGCGCGGTGTCGCGATGACGCCCACGGCGGCGTTCGCGGCGAGCGGCCGGGTGCCCCTCTCGGCCCGCTGA
- the crcB gene encoding fluoride efflux transporter CrcB, with protein sequence MNWLLVIAGAAVGAPLRYLTDRSVQTRHDSVFPWGTFAVNVAGSTILGVLAGAAAAGAASSHVQLLIGTGLCGALTTYSTFSYETLRLTEDGARFYAVANVVGSLAAGLGAAFTGTAIAEAIWN encoded by the coding sequence GTGAACTGGCTCCTGGTGATCGCCGGCGCCGCGGTGGGCGCCCCCCTGCGCTACCTCACCGACCGCAGCGTGCAGACCCGCCACGACAGCGTCTTCCCGTGGGGCACCTTCGCGGTCAACGTGGCCGGCAGCACGATCCTCGGCGTGCTGGCCGGGGCAGCCGCGGCGGGCGCCGCCTCCTCGCACGTCCAGCTCCTGATCGGCACCGGGCTGTGCGGGGCGCTGACCACGTACTCCACCTTCTCCTACGAGACCCTGCGGCTCACCGAGGACGGCGCGCGCTTCTACGCGGTCGCCAACGTGGTGGGCAGCCTCGCCGCCGGCCTCGGCGCGGCGTTCACGGGCACGGCGATCGCCGAGGCGATCTGGAACTGA
- the crcB gene encoding fluoride efflux transporter CrcB, with translation MAEAARGGQLPVVAAVAVGGAIGSCARYGAALAWPAPDGGFPWATFTVNVTGCAVIGVFMVIITDVWAAHRLVRPFFGTGVLGGFTTFSTYVTDVRRLADGGHPRTALAYLVLTVAAALTAVWAASALARRTVQWRQKCD, from the coding sequence GTGGCAGAGGCTGCGCGCGGGGGACAGCTCCCGGTCGTCGCCGCGGTGGCGGTCGGCGGCGCCATCGGTTCCTGCGCCCGCTACGGCGCCGCGCTCGCCTGGCCCGCCCCGGACGGCGGCTTCCCGTGGGCCACCTTCACCGTCAACGTGACCGGGTGCGCTGTGATCGGCGTGTTCATGGTGATCATCACCGACGTGTGGGCCGCCCACCGGCTGGTCCGCCCGTTCTTCGGCACCGGCGTGCTGGGCGGCTTCACCACCTTCTCGACGTACGTCACCGACGTGCGGCGGCTGGCCGACGGCGGCCATCCGCGCACCGCGCTCGCCTACCTGGTGCTCACCGTCGCCGCCGCGCTCACCGCCGTGTGGGCGGCGTCCGCGCTGGCCCGCAGGACCGTCCAGTGGAGGCAGAAGTGCGACTGA
- the dhaK gene encoding dihydroxyacetone kinase subunit DhaK, producing the protein MKMLINVPETVVADALRGIAAAHPDLTVDVERRVIIRKGAPYEGKVGLVSGGGSGHEPLHGGFVGRGMLDAACPGEVFTSPVPDQMVRAAAAVDSGAGVLFVVKNYTGDVLNFDMAAELAEDEGVQVAKVLVDDDVAVTDSLYTAGRRGTGATLFVEKLAGAAADEGAPLDRVAGIARRVNEASRSFGVALTACSTPAKGGPTFDLPEGELELGVGIHGEPGRERRAMMTSGEIADVAVDAVVEDLRPDAPVLLLVNGMGGTPLLELYGFAAEVHRVLAERRIAVARTLVGNYVTSLDMAGCSVTICQADEELLRLWDAPVATPALRWGC; encoded by the coding sequence ATGAAGATGCTGATCAACGTCCCGGAGACCGTCGTGGCGGACGCGCTGCGCGGCATAGCGGCGGCGCACCCGGATCTGACGGTGGACGTCGAGCGGCGGGTGATCATACGCAAGGGCGCCCCCTACGAGGGCAAGGTGGGCCTGGTGTCCGGCGGCGGTTCCGGGCACGAGCCGCTGCACGGCGGTTTCGTCGGGCGGGGGATGCTGGACGCGGCCTGTCCCGGCGAGGTGTTCACCTCCCCGGTGCCCGACCAGATGGTGCGGGCGGCGGCGGCCGTGGACAGCGGGGCCGGCGTGCTGTTCGTCGTCAAGAACTACACGGGTGACGTGCTCAACTTCGACATGGCCGCGGAACTCGCCGAGGACGAGGGCGTCCAGGTCGCCAAGGTCCTGGTCGACGACGACGTGGCGGTCACCGACAGCCTCTACACCGCGGGCCGCCGCGGCACCGGCGCGACGCTGTTCGTGGAGAAGCTGGCCGGCGCGGCGGCCGACGAGGGCGCGCCGCTCGACCGGGTGGCCGGCATCGCCCGCCGGGTCAACGAGGCGTCGCGCAGCTTCGGCGTGGCGCTGACCGCGTGCAGCACCCCGGCCAAGGGCGGCCCCACCTTCGACCTGCCCGAGGGCGAGCTGGAGCTGGGCGTCGGCATCCACGGCGAGCCGGGCCGCGAGCGGCGGGCGATGATGACCTCCGGCGAGATCGCGGACGTCGCCGTCGACGCGGTCGTGGAGGACCTGCGCCCCGACGCGCCGGTGCTGCTGCTGGTCAACGGGATGGGCGGCACCCCGCTGCTGGAGCTGTACGGGTTCGCGGCCGAGGTGCACCGGGTGCTGGCCGAGCGCAGGATCGCCGTCGCGCGCACCCTGGTCGGCAACTACGTGACCTCGCTGGACATGGCGGGCTGCTCGGTGACCATCTGCCAGGCCGACGAGGAACTGCTGCGGCTGTGGGACGCGCCCGTGGCGACGCCGGCCCTGCGCTGGGGCTGCTGA
- a CDS encoding oxygenase MpaB family protein: MGEADPGLFGPDSVTWQLHGDPVMWIAGVRALYLQALHPRAIRGVTQNSDFREDAWARLLRTASFVGEITYGTTAAAEKAGARVRGIHRRLSATDPDTGERYPLDDPELLLWVHCAEIDSYLHVARRSGFPLDDAQADAYVDEQREAARLVGLDPAEVPAGTAELARYFEKARPDLSATPEAYDVVRFLQAPPVPAALVPLRLAVWRSVAGAAFAALPPYAHELYGRTPPGEAATTRRLRAAGRLLRAVPATVRWQLPPGHILKAVARLGPGTRPSARRLPRIGPVLP; the protein is encoded by the coding sequence ATGGGCGAGGCTGATCCGGGACTCTTCGGACCGGACTCGGTGACCTGGCAGCTGCACGGCGACCCGGTCATGTGGATCGCCGGCGTACGCGCCCTGTACCTGCAGGCCCTGCACCCGCGCGCGATCCGCGGCGTCACCCAGAACTCCGACTTCCGCGAGGACGCCTGGGCCAGGCTGCTGCGCACCGCGTCCTTCGTCGGCGAGATCACCTACGGCACCACCGCGGCGGCGGAGAAGGCCGGCGCCAGGGTCCGCGGCATCCACCGCAGGCTGTCGGCGACCGACCCCGACACCGGCGAGCGGTACCCGCTGGACGACCCCGAGCTGCTGCTGTGGGTGCACTGCGCGGAGATCGACTCCTATCTGCACGTCGCCCGCCGCTCCGGCTTCCCGCTCGACGACGCGCAGGCCGACGCCTACGTCGACGAGCAGCGCGAGGCGGCCCGGCTGGTCGGCCTGGACCCGGCCGAGGTGCCCGCCGGCACCGCGGAGCTGGCCCGGTACTTCGAGAAGGCGCGGCCCGACCTGTCGGCCACCCCCGAGGCGTACGACGTGGTCCGCTTCCTCCAGGCGCCCCCGGTCCCGGCGGCGCTGGTGCCGCTGCGGCTCGCGGTGTGGCGCTCGGTCGCGGGCGCCGCCTTCGCCGCGCTGCCGCCGTACGCCCACGAGCTGTACGGCCGCACGCCGCCGGGCGAGGCCGCCACGACGCGCCGGTTGCGGGCGGCCGGACGGCTGCTTCGGGCCGTCCCGGCCACCGTGCGCTGGCAGCTGCCGCCCGGCCACATCCTCAAGGCGGTCGCCCGGCTGGGCC